The Juglans regia cultivar Chandler chromosome 2, Walnut 2.0, whole genome shotgun sequence genome includes a window with the following:
- the LOC109014481 gene encoding BTB/POZ domain-containing protein At5g41330 has translation MPPFEGWATNGAGRTKTDSNIVTVDVGGQIFQTTKQTLSLAGPKSLFSRISVSHSGPPFIDRDPELFSVLLSLLRTGNLPSKAKAFDLQDLISESQFYGIEPLLLNSLSNPSQFDAFNLEKSLVLPLNGRNSPSTIATTPCGSVHVAHGSKITSFDWSLRTKSTILTQFTAIDSLLAISPSVAAAGATDFSGLQILDLQRGIVKESLNWENVTRSSSTVQAIGSSPELLFASFESGRRNSNSIMVYDLQTLTPVAEVGHSEIYGAEIDSAIPATKLNWVSGYNLLMASGSHSGPSGVLGNIKFWDVRSGNMVWELKEKVDCFSDIAVSDNLSGIFKVGVNTGEVYFSDFRNIDSDNPWVCLGDRRKLVNGKKEGVGYKIESHGNQVFCSKGGNIELWTEVVMGCSKQSEDKLEDRVFRKNLMGRVKDMGGSKITNLAFGGNKMFVTRKDQQNVEVWQSSGRGF, from the coding sequence atgccACCTTTTGAGGGCTGGGCAACAAACGGGGCTGGACGAACCAAAACAGATTCTAACATAGTCACTGTCGATGTGGGTGGGCAGATTTTTCAGACCACCAAGCAAACCCTTAGTCTAGCCGGACCCAAGTCCCTGTTTTCTCGGATTTCCGTCTCGCACTCCGGTCCGCCTTTCATCGACCGAGACCCCGAGTTGTTCTCGGTCCTTCTTTCGCTTCTCAGAACCGGTAATCTTCCCTCCAAGGCCAAAGCTTTCGACCTCCAAGACCTGATTTCCGAGTCCCAGTTCTACGGCATCGAACCCCTTTTACTGAATTCGCTCTCAAACCCGTCGCAATTCGACGCGTTTAACCTCGAGAAATCGTTGGTTTTACCGTTGAATGGCCGCAATTCGCCGTCCACGATTGCTACGACGCCGTGCGGCTCGGTCCACGTGGCGCATGGTAGCAAGATAACATCGTTTGATTGGTCGTTGAGAACAAAGTCAACGATTCTTACCCAATTTACGGCAATTGATTCGCTGCTGGCGATATCGCCATCCGTGGCCGCTGCCGGGGCCACGGATTTCTCGGGGCTTCAgattcttgatcttcaaaggGGGATTGTAAAAGAGAGCTTGAATTGGGAGAATGTGACTCGATCAAGTTCGACAGTGCAAGCAATTGGATCCTCGCCCGAGCTTCTATTCGCTAGTTTCGAATCGGGTCGGCGGAATTCGAATTCGATTATGGTTTATGATCTGCAGACCTTGACTCCGGTAGCTGAGGTAGGTCACTCTGAAATTTATGGTGCCGAGATTGATTCGGCGATCCCTGCCACGAAATTGAATTGGGTTTCTGGTTATAATTTGTTAATGGCATCCGGGTCTCATAGTGGGCCTTCGGGAGTATTGGGTAACATCAAATTCTGGGATGTAAGATCGGGAAATATGGTATGGGAGCTTAAGGAGAAGGTAGATTGCTTTTCGGATATAGCAGTTTCGGATAATTTGTCAGGAATCTTTAAGGTTGGTGTGAACACGGGCGAGGTGTACTTTTCAGATTTCCGCAATATTGATAGTGATAATCCATGGGTTTGCCTTGGGGATAGAAGAAAActtgtgaatgggaagaaggAAGGTGTCGGGTACAAGATTGAGAGTCATGGGAATCAAGTGTTTTGCAGTAAGGGAGGGAATATAGAGCTGTGGACAGAGGTAGTGATGGGCTGTTCAAAGCAGAGTGAAGATAAGTTGGAAGACAGGGTCTTTAGGAAAAACTTAATGGGGAGAGTGAAGGATATGGGAGGTTCCAAGATAACCAACTTGGCTTTTGGAGGGAACAAGATGTTTGTGACCCGGAAAGATCAGCAAAATGTGGAGGTTTGGCAGAGTTCAGGGAGGGGATTTTGA
- the LOC109014476 gene encoding cytochrome P450 86A22-like — protein MEISTALMILSAIAAYFLWFRFISRSLSGPRVWPLLGSLPALIQHSNRMHDWIADNLRTCGGTYQTCICALPSLARKQGLVTVTCDPKNVEHILKARFDNYPKGPGWQAAFHDLLGEGIFNSDGDTWLFQRKTAALEFTTRTLRQAMARWVSRAIKFRFCPILETAQSQGKSIDFQDLLLRLTFDNICGLAFGKDPQTLSPGLPENGFALAFDQATEATLQRFILPEIVWKLRKWLRLGMEVSLGQSLEHIDKYLTDIINTRKLELRSQQQGGAGTAHDDLLSRFMKKKESYSNEFLQHVALNFILAGRDTSSVALSWFFWLVSQNPRVEEKILIEICTVLMETRGNDPTKWVEEPLVFEEVDRLIYLKAALSETLRLYPSVPQDSKHVVADDILPSGAFVPAGSSITYSIYAIGRMEYIWGQDCLEFKPERWLSQDGKKLEAQDSYKFVAFNGGPRICLGKDLAYLQMKSIAAAVLLRHRLSVVPGHRVEQKMSLTLFMKYGLKVNVHPRNLKPVLDTICIGDTCGRNAPALSINGHCDGVEMVDGIA, from the coding sequence ATGGAGATATCAACGGCTTTGATGATCTTATCAGCAATTGCTGCCTATTTCTTGTGGTTCAGATTCATCTCAAGGTCATTGAGCGGTCCGCGTGTCTGGCCTCTATTGGGTAGCTTGCCCGCTCTCATCCAGCACTCTAATCGCATGCACGACTGGATCGCCGACAATCTTCGCACATGCGGCGGCACGTACCAGACATGTATTTGTGCCCTTCCATCTCTGGCTCGGAAACAGGGGCTTGTGACGGTCACGTGCGATCCAAAGAACGTGGAGCACATTTTGAAGGCTCGGTTCGATAATTACCCCAAGGGTCCCGGTTGGCAGGCGGCGTTCCATGATTTGCTGGGAGAGGGCATCTTCAACTCCGATGGGGACACGTGGCTATTCCAGCGTAAGACTGCCGCACTTGAATTCACCACCCGGACACTGCGCCAAGCCATGGCTCGGTGGGTGAGCCGGGCTATTAAGTTCAGGTTCTGCCCGATTCTTGAGACGGCTCAATCGCAAGGAAAGTCGATTGATTTTCAAGATCTTCTACTTCGGCTCACTTTTGATAACATCTGCGGCTTGGCTTTTGGTAAGGACCCACAAACTCTATCTCCTGGATTACCCGAGAATGGCTTCGCTTTGGCTTTCGACCAGGCCACCGAAGCCACGCTGCAACGCTTTATTTTGCCCGAAATTGTATGGAAGCTGAGGAAGTGGCTCCGGCTCGGAATGGAAGTCAGCTTGGGCCAAAGCTTGGAACACATCGATAAATACTTAACGGACATCATCAATACACGTAAACTCGAGCTACGAAGCCAACAGCAAGGTGGCGCTGGGACCGCACACGACGACCTGCTATCAAGGTTCATGAAGAAAAAAGAGTCCTACTCGAACGAATTTCTCCAACATGTGGCACTCAATTTCATCCTAGCTGGACGGGACACGTCATCAGTCGCGCTAAGCTGGTTCTTTTGGTTGGTCAGTCAAAACCCAAGAGTGGAAGAGAAAATCCTCATCGAAATCTGCACCGTCCTAATGGAGACACGAGGCAATGACCCTACCAAATGGGTGGAAGAACCCTTAGTGTTTGAAGAAGTTGACCGATTGATATACCTCAAGGCAGCATTGTCGGAGACCCTAAGGCTTTACCCATCAGTGCCACAAGACTCAAAGCACGTAGTTGCCGATGACATTTTGCCAAGTGGGGCTTTTGTGCCTGCAGGCTCATCCATCACCTATTCCATATATGCAATTGGACGGATGGAGTACATTTGGGGTCAAGATTGCCTAGAATTCAAGCCAGAGAGATGGCTGTCCCAAGACGGCAAAAAACTTGAGGCACAAGATTCATACAAATTCGTCGCGTTTAATGGAGGTCCAAGAATTTGTTTAGGGAAAGACTTGGCTTACTTGCAAATGAAGTCGATAGCCGCCGCGGTTCTACTGCGGCATAGGCTGTCAGTGGTCCCAGGCCACCGTGTGGAGCAGAAGATGTCCTTGACATTGTTCATGAAGTATGGGCTAAAGGTTAACGTCCACCCTAGGAACTTAAAGCCTGTATTGGACACGATTTGCATTGGTGACACGTGCGGTAGGAATGCTCCAGCTCTAAGTATTAATGGGCACTGTGATGGGGTGGAAATGGTTGATGGGATAGCTTAA